The Verrucomicrobium spinosum DSM 4136 = JCM 18804 genome includes a region encoding these proteins:
- a CDS encoding RHS repeat-associated core domain-containing protein, with amino-acid sequence MTLTYGPYGEPLGQSGDAEACPFRYQSKFHDAETGLSYFGYRYYTPKMGRWISRDPLGEAGGFNLYGYCGNDPVNGWDYLGMAAVEDTAYQGIPGSGFVYRILLDEVTRKPLADDAGGTRAKIYEGRDIREFEKFGWTYWFGIREEGSEGSVKDGYKVQRKPAMQMPARWNYPGDNVNANRVWGAASDGASWTVPVAQASVFLLAPAPEDFALRATFKLAGKARILTFLSREFKFFEHAPAAAKSGLNSTKIVDGVTYELRASKGGVGPNRWFRVGASPSGSNATRLGVVRDNPADWRATRDLWDELGYGDI; translated from the coding sequence TTGACGCTTACCTACGGTCCGTATGGTGAGCCACTCGGCCAGAGCGGTGATGCGGAAGCATGCCCGTTCCGCTATCAGAGCAAGTTCCACGATGCCGAGACGGGTCTGAGCTACTTTGGTTATAGGTATTACACCCCCAAGATGGGGCGATGGATCAGCCGTGATCCGCTAGGTGAAGCAGGTGGGTTCAACCTGTACGGGTATTGCGGGAACGACCCGGTGAATGGGTGGGACTATTTGGGGATGGCAGCGGTGGAAGACACGGCATACCAGGGCATTCCGGGGAGTGGGTTTGTTTATCGAATTCTCCTGGACGAAGTAACTCGCAAACCGTTGGCGGATGACGCTGGTGGGACGCGGGCAAAGATCTATGAAGGACGAGACATTCGCGAATTTGAAAAATTTGGTTGGACCTACTGGTTTGGTATACGGGAGGAGGGAAGTGAAGGGAGTGTCAAGGACGGGTACAAGGTGCAACGGAAGCCGGCGATGCAAATGCCGGCGAGGTGGAACTATCCCGGTGACAATGTGAATGCGAACCGGGTTTGGGGAGCTGCCTCTGATGGCGCTTCGTGGACGGTGCCAGTTGCGCAAGCTTCCGTCTTTCTACTGGCTCCAGCACCCGAAGACTTTGCCTTACGAGCGACGTTCAAACTGGCAGGGAAAGCGAGGATCTTAACATTTCTGTCGCGGGAATTCAAATTCTTTGAGCATGCGCCAGCTGCCGCAAAAAGCGGATTGAATTCGACTAAAATTGTAGATGGGGTTACCTACGAGCTCAGAGCGTCGAAAGGAGGGGTTGGACCGAATCGTTGGTTTAGAGTTGGGGCATCTCCATCAGGATCGAATGCTACCCGCCTCGGGGTGGTTCGTGACAATCCGGCGGATTGGAGAGCCACGCGTGACCTTTGGGACGAATTGGGATACGGCGATATTTGA
- the tnpB gene encoding IS66 family insertion sequence element accessory protein TnpB (TnpB, as the term is used for proteins encoded by IS66 family insertion elements, is considered an accessory protein, since TnpC, encoded by a neighboring gene, is a DDE family transposase.): MLSFSGSLKVFIALQPCDMRAGVGTLQGMVSAQLQDDPRSGSLFVFSNRRHSVLKILYWDGSGWWLLAKRLEQGTFSWPAVADPAQIKLALAPQALAMLTDGIDLRGAKMRPWYERETG, translated from the coding sequence ATGCTGAGCTTCTCAGGCAGCCTCAAGGTCTTCATCGCCCTTCAACCCTGTGACATGAGGGCCGGGGTGGGCACCCTTCAGGGCATGGTCAGTGCGCAGTTGCAGGACGATCCCCGCAGCGGCTCGCTCTTTGTCTTCAGCAACAGGCGCCACTCGGTGCTCAAGATCCTCTACTGGGACGGTTCGGGCTGGTGGCTGCTGGCCAAACGGCTCGAACAAGGCACCTTCAGCTGGCCGGCTGTCGCCGATCCTGCGCAGATCAAGCTGGCCCTGGCCCCGCAGGCTCTGGCCATGCTCACCGACGGCATTGATCTGCGGGGCGCGAAGATGCGCCCCTGGTATGAACGTGAGACGGGATAG
- the tnpA gene encoding IS66 family insertion sequence element accessory protein TnpA, with protein sequence MRSTPAQRHAALEAYARSGLSGPQFARSAGIKYQTLVSWRRQAKISTCIATQAASPPIVAFLEAVPISPLPSTRLDLLLPGTARLHLSCSSQMPLVAALLRQLELKHSPDLHSC encoded by the coding sequence GTGCGCAGCACCCCGGCACAACGACACGCCGCGCTGGAGGCCTATGCCCGCTCAGGCCTGAGCGGGCCCCAGTTCGCCAGATCTGCTGGCATCAAGTACCAAACGCTGGTCTCCTGGCGCAGGCAGGCCAAAATCTCCACCTGCATTGCCACTCAGGCAGCCTCCCCTCCCATCGTGGCGTTTCTGGAGGCCGTCCCCATCTCCCCACTGCCTTCGACACGCCTGGATCTTCTGCTGCCCGGCACCGCCCGCCTGCACCTGTCCTGCTCCTCGCAGATGCCCCTGGTTGCAGCGCTGCTGCGTCAACTCGAACTCAAGCATTCCCCGGACCTCCACTCATGCTGA
- the ltrA gene encoding group II intron reverse transcriptase/maturase, producing the protein MRIDGNIYELQPGKTGTVGKLQSALLTKAKAEPGCRFYSLWDKVWREDVLAEAWDRCRRKAGAPGVDGTSFQQIEQQDVSVWLRELREELRSGAYRPQRLRRVWIPKAGGGQRPLGIPTVKDRVVQMAMVLVLAPIFEADLCEEQMGYRPGRDAKTAVRLVYYQVRQKGRSEVVDADLSDYFNTIPHGALLKCLSRRIADGKVLRIIRMWLKVPVKEPSRGSRTVQATESRNHRRGVPQGGVISPLLANLYFRRFLLAWKKFGHDRATQSVIVNYADDFVICCKPGNGPTALEAMEGIMEKLGLKVNERKTRLVQVPGGMFDFLGYSFGRFYGRDGKSYEGTRPSKKAVQKLMKAIHDETTSLWHASEPEVRTLVINRKLRGWAGYFNQGPVFKEYRKIQAYTERRLRRWLMRRRQKKGTGYRQYPDKHLYEELGLYKLQCERPGTLNAKVQKSVMRAGCGKAASPVR; encoded by the coding sequence ATGAGGATTGATGGCAACATCTACGAACTTCAACCGGGCAAGACCGGGACGGTTGGGAAGCTGCAAAGTGCACTGCTGACAAAAGCCAAGGCCGAGCCCGGCTGCCGGTTTTACAGTCTGTGGGACAAGGTCTGGCGCGAGGATGTGCTGGCTGAAGCCTGGGACCGCTGCCGCCGCAAAGCGGGGGCACCCGGAGTGGATGGCACCAGCTTCCAACAGATCGAACAACAGGATGTGAGCGTGTGGCTGAGGGAGCTGCGGGAGGAGTTGCGAAGCGGTGCTTACCGCCCGCAACGCCTCCGCCGGGTGTGGATACCCAAAGCAGGAGGAGGACAGAGACCGCTGGGCATTCCCACGGTGAAGGACAGAGTGGTGCAAATGGCGATGGTGCTGGTGCTGGCCCCAATCTTTGAGGCCGACCTCTGCGAAGAGCAGATGGGGTATCGTCCGGGACGCGACGCTAAAACTGCGGTACGCCTTGTCTATTATCAGGTGAGGCAGAAAGGACGCAGTGAAGTGGTGGACGCGGACCTGAGCGATTACTTCAACACCATCCCCCATGGAGCGCTGCTCAAGTGCCTGAGCCGGAGGATAGCTGATGGCAAAGTGCTCCGGATCATCCGGATGTGGCTCAAAGTCCCCGTCAAAGAACCAAGCAGAGGCAGCCGAACTGTCCAAGCGACTGAAAGCCGCAACCACCGACGCGGGGTGCCGCAGGGAGGGGTGATCTCGCCCCTGCTTGCCAACCTTTACTTTCGGAGGTTCCTGCTGGCCTGGAAGAAGTTTGGGCACGACCGTGCCACGCAATCGGTGATCGTGAACTACGCTGATGACTTCGTGATCTGTTGCAAACCCGGAAACGGGCCGACGGCCCTCGAGGCCATGGAAGGGATCATGGAGAAACTTGGGTTGAAGGTAAACGAGCGCAAGACGCGGCTGGTGCAGGTGCCGGGAGGGATGTTTGACTTCCTGGGTTACAGCTTCGGACGGTTTTACGGACGAGACGGAAAGTCATATGAAGGGACCCGGCCTTCCAAGAAGGCTGTGCAAAAACTGATGAAGGCAATCCATGACGAGACCACCTCACTGTGGCACGCCTCGGAACCCGAGGTGAGGACATTGGTGATCAACCGGAAACTGAGAGGCTGGGCGGGTTACTTCAACCAAGGCCCGGTCTTCAAGGAGTATCGCAAGATCCAAGCCTATACAGAGAGGCGGTTGCGCAGGTGGCTGATGCGGCGCAGGCAGAAGAAAGGCACGGGCTACCGCCAGTATCCCGACAAGCACCTCTACGAGGAGCTTGGCCTGTACAAACTGCAATGCGAGCGCCCAGGCACGCTGAATGCGAAAGTACAGAAGTCGGTGATGAGAGCCGGATGCGGTAAAGCTGCAAGTCCGGTTCGATGA